In Vulpes lagopus strain Blue_001 chromosome 1, ASM1834538v1, whole genome shotgun sequence, a genomic segment contains:
- the PGK2 gene encoding phosphoglycerate kinase 2: MSLSKKLTLDKLDVKGKRVIMRVDFNVPMKKNQITNNQRIKASIPSITYCLDNGARSVVLMSHLGRPDGVPMPDKYSLEPVAAELKSLLSKDVLFLNDCVGPEVEKVCANPATGSVILLENLRFHVEEEGKGQDSSGNKLKAEPDKIEAFRASLSKLGDVYVNDAFGTAHRAHSSMVGVNLPQKASGFLMKKELDYFARALENPERPFLAILGGAKVADKIQLIKNMLDKVNEMIIGGGMAFTFLKVLNNMDIGASLFDEEGAKIVKDIMAKANKNGVNITFPVDFVTADKFQEDAKVGQATIASGIPAGWMALDCGPETNKKYAQVVAQAKLIVWNGPVGVFEWDAFAKGTKALMDEIVKATSRGCITIIGGGDTATCCAKWDTEDKVSHVSTGGGASLELLEGKVLPGVEALSNL, translated from the coding sequence ATGTCTCTTTCTAAGAAGTTAACTTTGGACAAGCTGGACGTTAAAGGGAAGCGAGTCATCATGAGAGTAGATTTTAATGTTCCCATGAAGAAGAACCAGATTACAAATAACCAGAGAATCAAAGCTTCCATCCCAAGCATCACGTACTGTCTAGATAATGGAGCCAGGTCAGTAGTTCTTATGAGTCATCTAGGTCGACCTGATGGTGTTCCCATGCCAGATAAATATTCTTTAGAGCCCGTTGCTGCTGAGCTCAAATCTTTGCTGAGCAAGGATGTTCTGTTTCTAAATGACTGTGTGGGCCCAGAAGTGGAGAAAGTCTGTGCCAACCCAGCTACCGGTTCAGTTATCCTACTGGAGAACCTGCGTTTTCatgtagaggaagaaggaaaaggccAAGATTCCTCTGGAAATAAACTTAAAGCTGAGCCAGATAAAATAGAAGCCTTCCGAGCATCACTATCCAAACTAGGGGATGTCTATGTCAATGATGCTTTTGGCACTGCTCATCGGGCCCACAGTTCTATGGTGGGAGTGAACCTGCCCCAGAAGGCATCTGGATTCCTGATGAAAAAGGAGCTGGATTACTTTGCCAGAGCCTTAGAAAACCCAGAGAGACCCTTTCTGGCTATACTTGGTGGAGCTAAAGTGGCAGACAAAATCCAACTCATCAAAAATATGCTGGACAAGGTCAATGAGATGATAATTGGTGGTGGAATGGCTTTTACCTTCCTTAAGGTACTTAACAACATGGATATTGGTGCATCGCTCTTTGATGAAGAGGGGGCCAAGATTGTCAAAGACATCATGGCTAAAGCCAATAAAAATGGTGTGAACATTACCTTTCCTGTTGACTTTGTCACCGCTGACAAGTTTCAGGAGGATGCAAAGGTTGGCCAAGCTACCATAGCATCAGGCATACCTGCTGGCTGGATGGCTTTGGACTGTGGTCCTGAGACCAACAAGAAATACGCTCAAGTTGTGGCCCAAGCCAAGTTAATTGTGTGGAATGGACCAGTAGGGGTATTTGAATGGGATGCCTTTGCTAAGGGAACAAAAGCCCTCATGGATGAAATTGTGAAAGCTACTTCCAGGGGCTGTATCACCATTATAGGAGGTGGAGACACTGCTACTTGCTGTGCCAAATGGGACACTGAAGATAAGGTCAGCCATGTGAGCACTGGAGGAGGAGCTAGTCTGGAACTCCTGGAAGGTAAAGTCCTTCCTGGAGTGGAAGCCCTCAGCAACTTGTAA